From a region of the Melospiza georgiana isolate bMelGeo1 chromosome 23, bMelGeo1.pri, whole genome shotgun sequence genome:
- the MAPK13 gene encoding mitogen-activated protein kinase 13, which produces MNIARRRGFYRQEVNNTLWELPRRYTNLHPLGSGAYGSVCSAIDKKTGEKVAIKKLCRPFQSEIFAKRAYRELMLLKHMQHDNVIGLLDVFTSTASYQGFQDFYLVMPYMRTDLQKIMGHEFSDEKIQYLVYQMLKGLKYIHSAGIVHRDLKPSNLAVNEDCQLKILDFGLARQADAEMTGYVVTRWYRAPEVILNWMHYNQTVDIWSIGCIMAEMLTGKTLFKGKDYLDQLTQILKVTGHPGEDFLEKLEDKAAKSYIKSLPKIPKKDLSVLFPKANPLAVDLLDKMLQLDVEKRLTATQALAHPYFDQFRDIEEETEAQHSYDDSLEHEKLSIEEWKKHIYKEILTFSPIARKDSKKRSGMSL; this is translated from the exons ATGAACATCGCAAGGAGAAGAGGCTTTTACAGACAGGAGGTGAACAACACGCTCTGGGAGCTGCCCAGGAGATACACAAACCTGCACCCGCTGGGCTCCGGGGCCTACGGCTCCGTCTG TTCAGCCATAGACAAGAAGACGGGGGAGAAAGTGGCCATCAAGAAGCTGTGCCGCCCGTTCCAGTCAGAGATCTTTGCCAAGAGAGCCTACAGAGAGCTGATGCTGCTGAAGCACATGCAGCATGACAAC GTCATTGGGCTGCTTGATGTCTTCACCTCCACTGCCTCCTACCAGGGGTTCCAGGACTT CTACCTGGTGATGCCATACATGCGGACAGATTTACAAAAGATCATGGGACATGAATTCAGTGATGAAAAGATCCAGTACCTGGTCTACCAAATGCTGAAAGGGCTGAAG TATATTCATTCAGCTGGCATCGTCCACAGG GACCTGAAGCCAAGTAACCTGGCTGTGAATGAGGACTGCCAGCTGAAG ATCCTGGATTTTGGCTTGGCCAGGCAGGCTGATGCTGAGATGACTGGCTACGTGGTGACACGGTGGTACAGAGCCCCAGAGGTCATCCTGAACTGGATGCATTACAACCAGACAg TGGATATCTGGTCTATTGGCTGTATCATGGCAGAAATGCTGACTGGGAAAACACTCTTTAAAGGAAAAGACT ACCTGGATCAACTGACCCAGATCCTGAAAGTAACGGGGCATCCAGGAGAGGACTTCTTGGAGAAGCTGGAGGACAAAGCG GCAAAGAGTTATATCAAGTCCCTTCCTAAAATCCCCAAGAAAGACTTGTCTGTGCTTTTCCCTAAAGCAAATCCTCTGG CTGTGGACCTGCTGGACAAGATGTTGCAGCTGGATGTGGAAAAGCGCCTCACAGCAACACAGGCCTTGGCTCACCCCTACTTCGACCAGTTCCGAGACATCGAGGAGGAGACAGAGGCACAACACTCCTATGATGATTCTCTGGAACATGAAAAGCTTTCCATAGAGGAGTGGAAAA agCACATTTACAAGGAGATCTTGACCTTCAGTCCCATTGCACGGAAGGATTCAAAGAAGAGAAGTGGGATGTCCTTATAG